Proteins encoded within one genomic window of Glycine soja cultivar W05 chromosome 1, ASM419377v2, whole genome shotgun sequence:
- the LOC114420408 gene encoding isoflavone reductase-like — protein MAGKDRILILGPTGAIGRHIVWASVKAGNPTFVLVRNTPGSNNRVNLVKAANPETKEELIESFKNSGVKLIQGDMNDHESLVNAIKQVDVVICAFGRLLIEDQLKIIAAIKEAGNVKRFFPSEFGLDVDRHDSVDPVREVFVEKARIRRIIEAEGIPYTYLCCHAFTGYFLRNLAQIDITVPPRDKVFILGDGNVKGAFVTEADVGTLTIEAANDPNALNKTVHIRLPKNYLTINEIISLWEKKIGKTLEKTYVSEEKVLNDIKEASFPNNYLLALYHSQQIKGDAVYEIDPAKDLEASEAYPNVEYTTVDEYLNQFV, from the exons ATGGCTGGgaaagatagaatcctgattttGGGACCCACTGGAGCCATTGGAAGACACATAGTCTGGGCAAGTGTGAAGGCAGGGAATCCCACATTTGTGTTGGTGAGGAACACCCCTGGCTCTAACAACAGGGTCAATCTGGTCAAAGCTGCTAATCCTGAAACCAAGGAAGAGCTCATTGAAAGCTTCAAAAATTCTGGAGTTAAGCTGATTCAG GGAGATATGAATGATCATGAAAGTTTGGTGAATGCAATCAAGCAAGTTGATGTCGTAATCTGCGCATTTGGTAGACTACTAATTGAAGACCAGTTGAAGATCATTGCAGCAATTAAAGAAGCTGGAAACGTCAAG AGATTTTTTCCATCTGAATTTGGGTTGGATGTAGACCGTCACGATTCAGTTGACCCAGTTAGAGAAGTTTTCGTGGAAAAAGCAAGAATTCGAAGAATAATTGAAGCTGAAGGAATTCCTTACACTTACCTATGCTGCCATGCCTTTACTGGTTATTTCTTACGTAACCTGGCACAGATTGACATCACTGTTCCTCCCAGGGACAAGGTGTTCATTCTAGGAGATGGAAATGTGAAAG GAGCGTTTGTGACTGAGGCTGATGTGGGAACTTTGACCATCGAAGCAGCGAATGACCCTAATGCCTTGAACAAAACCGTGCACATAAGACTCCCTAAGAATTATTTGACCATAAATGAGATCATCTCCTTGTGGGAGAAAAAAATTGGGAAGACTCTTGAGAAAACTTATGTTTCAGAGGAAAAAGTTCTTAACGACATTAAGG AGGCTTCTTTCCCAAATAATTACCTGCTGGCATTGTACCACTCACAGCAGATAAAGGGAGATGCAGTGTATGAGATTGACCCTGCAAAAGACCTTGAGGCTTCTGAAGCTTATCCTAACGTGGAATACACCACCGTCGATGAATATTTGAATCAGTTTGTCTGA